A single Anopheles arabiensis isolate DONGOLA chromosome 2, AaraD3, whole genome shotgun sequence DNA region contains:
- the LOC120898311 gene encoding sulfhydryl oxidase 1 — protein sequence MVVVRVATSGSYHRPHIGSSAAWLLLLLLAVSTVDLGTGGAVGLRERLSIYEQKRYQRQIEESENSGLYDATDSVISLTAANLKQRVFNQPHASLVEFYNSYCGFCRRFAPIWKQLASDILGWQKLVHVTALDCSRDENNAICREFEVMAYPTIRFFSPYYADGEQKIGEPVKEHDEQRIIDRLVEYMQRVENRPTNWPNLTAINRTDDKSALFDVTSLPGAAARPKYVYLINEKDANATVGLQVILDFHDTPDVSVYRVHDPTLPSNGLSVVDGTSLSVINLPIDEFGRDKVRDAIRLHLRQHHIVVTDVSTKSTKKAGDGAGAAGGDGGGGGGTTEQNISALMEQKQEAAIRAKVKELGAAVVYQADLEEAVRFALFHEIGRYKTIEGDRLVALRNFLNVLVRYFPFNDNGRRFLTEVRQYVLNAGEKRLDGEAFVARVKALETERKPVFSSNHWIGCSGSKEGLRRYPCGLWTLFHYLTVQAAESDLSNSPLEVLEAMHGYIKNYFGCSECSQHFQQMADRNRIWQVATKDDAVLWLWSSHNEVNKRLSGDATEDPDHPKVQFPTASDCAQCRRKILTNHHNHQQYTMEDGNEWNLMEVLSYLKHMYAYERRNLFGLHDSSLAPQGSEGRSEWGGAAASGAQTSYHSYGNVLSDIDIRFSALLYITCIVMIVIAIKMVVKRGYRKKMYPHDILGKV from the exons atggtggtggtgcgtgtgGCAACTTCCGGCTCCTACCATCGGCCACACATCGGATCGTCCGCTgcgtggctgctgctgctgctgctggcggtgaGCACCGTCGACCTCGGCACCGGCGGTGCGGTCGGACTGCGGGAACGGCTGAGCATCTACGAGCAGAAGCGCTACCAGCGCCAGATCGAGGAAAGTGAAAACAGCGGCCTGTACGATGCGACCGATTCCGTGATATCGCTCACGGCGGCCAATCTGAAGCAGCGGGTGTTTAACCAACCGCACGCATCGCTGGTCGAGTTTTACAACTCGTACTGCGGGTTTTGTCGCCGGTTCGCACCGATCTGGAAGCAGCTCGCCTCGGACATACTCGGCTGGCAGAAGCTGGTCCACGTAACCGCGCTGGACTGCTCGCGGGACGAAAACAATGCAATCTGCCGGGAGTTCGAGGTGATGGCCTATCCGACGATCCGGTTCTTTTCACCGTATTACGCAGATGGCGAGCAGAAGATAG GAGAACCAGTGAAAGAGCACGATGAGCAGCGCATCATTGACCGGTTGGTCGAGTACATGCAGCGGGTCGAGAACAGACCAACCAACTGGCCCAACCTAACCGCCATCAATCGGACGGACGATAAGTCCGCGCTGTTTGATGTTACCTCGTTGCCTGGTGCCGCCGCCAGGCCCAAGTACGTTTACCTGATCAACGAAAAGGACGCCAATGCAACGGTCGGTTTGCAGGTGATTCTCGACTTTCACGATACACCGGACGTTAGCGTGTACCGGGTGCATGATCCCACGCTTCCCTCCAACGGTCTCTCCGTGGTGGATGGCACCTCACTGAGCGTCATCAACCTACCGATCGATGAGTTCGGTCGCGATAAGGTACGCGATGCGATACGGTTGCATCTGCGCCAGCATCACATCGTCGTGACGGACGTATCGACCAAGTCGACCAAGAAAGCGGGCGATGGTGCCGGTGCGGCAGgaggcgatggtggtggtggtggcggtacgACCGAGCAGAACATATCCGCACTGATGGAGCAAAAGCAGGAAGCGGCAATACGGGCCAAGGTGAAGGAACTCGGGGCGGCCGTCGTGTACCAGGCCGATCTGGAGGAAGCGGTACGGTTCGCGCTGTTCCACGAGATTGGCCGGTACAAAACGATCGAAGGCGATCGGTTGGTGGCGTTGCGCAACTTTCTCAACGTGCTCGTGCGCTACTTCCCGTTCAACGATAATGGGCGCCGATTCCTGACCGAGGTGCGCCAGTACGTGCTGAACGCGGGCGAGAAACGGCTCGACGGGGAAGCGTTTGTGGCACGCGTGAAAGCGCtcgaaacggaacggaagccGGTGTTCTCGTCGAACCACTGGATCGGGTGCTCCGGCTCGAAGGAAGGCTTGCGCCGGTATCCGTGCGGTCTGTGGACGCTGTTTCACTACCTAACGGTGCAGGCCGCCGAGAGCGATCTGTCCAACAGTCCGCTGGAGGTGCTGGAAGCGATGCACGGCTACATCAAGAACTATTTCGGCTGCTCCGAGTGTTCGCAGCACTTCCAGCAGATGGCCGACCGGAACCGCATCTGGCAGGTGGCGACGAAGGACGATGCCGTGCTGTGGCTGTGGTCGAGCCACAACGAGGTCAACAAGCGGCTGTCGGGCGATGCGACCGAAGATCCCGACCATCCCAAGGTGCAATTTCCGACCGCGAGCGATTGTGCGCAGTGCAGGCGCAAGATCCTGAccaaccaccacaaccaccagcaGTACACGATGGAGGACGGGAACGAGTGGAATCTGATGGAGGTGCTGAGCTACCTGAAGCACATGTACGCGTACGAACGGCGCAATCTGTTCGGCCTGCACGACAGCAGCCTGGCGCCGCAGGGGTCCGAGGGTCGGTCGGAATGGGGCGGTGCGGCGGCTTCCGGCGCTCAGACGAGCTACCATTCGTACGGTAACGTGCTGAGCGATATCGACATCCGGTTCAGTGCACTGCTGTACATTACCTGCATCGTGATGATTGTGATTGCGATCAAGATGGTCGTGAAGCGAGGTTACCGGAAGAAGATGTACCCACACGACATACTGGGCAAAGTGTAA
- the LOC120898316 gene encoding signal recognition particle 9 kDa protein: MVYVKSWEDFEIAAENMYMANPCQCRFTMKYTHQRGAVVLKLTDNAKCVQYKTEVLSELRRIEKFSGNLIQMMASKE; the protein is encoded by the coding sequence atggtGTATGTAAAGTCGTGGGAAGACTTCGAGATTGCGGCAGAAAACATGTACATGGCGAATCCGTGCCAGTGTCGGTTTACGATGAAGTACACGCACCAGCGAGGAGCGGTAGTGCTGAAGCTGACCGACAATGCCAAGTGCGTGCAGTACAAAACGGAGGTCCTGTCCGAGCTGAGGCGGATCGAAAAGTTCTCCGGCAATCTGATACAGATGATGGCATCGAAGGAGTAG
- the LOC120898314 gene encoding polyprenol reductase-like: MFPWFDIRSINLINFLFANLIVTVVVLGGLLATIEKHLPTAIRQTFRYGKHALKGSPDRLVSLLEVPKAWFKHFYVFAALWSVAGFAVMMETYLTGQPARDYVIAFLDTMATNKRMVRTTPTETMVAMTLITLQCLRRFYETWFVQVFSSKLKINLSAYLVGYIHYFGTIVAILAQAEGFTRAGPVSLPTNGYRFEPSVRLALCVGVFCYAWYHQYLSNVILANLRKDKAGKVVSQKHSLPTGDYFEAVSSPHMFFEIVMYVVLFCVLHRNSTMVYVLLWVLSNQLMNSWLTHQWYVENFPNYPKQRKALVPFVL; encoded by the coding sequence atgttcCCGTGGTTCGATATTCGGTCGATCAATTTGATCAACTTTCTGTTCGCCAACCTCATCGTGACGGTCGTAGTGCTCGGTGGACTGTTGGCAACCATCGAAAAGCATCTGCCCACCGCCATCCGGCAGACGTTCCGGTATGGCAAGCATGCGCTGAAGGGGTCGCCGGACCGATTGGTGTCCCTGCTGGAGGTCCCGAAGGCGTGGTTCAAACATTTTTACGTCTTTGCTGCCCTCTGGTCGGTTGCCGGATTTGCCGTCATGATGGAGACCTACCTCACTGGCCAGCCAGCGCGGGACTACGTAATCGCCTTCCTCGACACGATGGCAACCAACAAGCGCATGGTGCGCACCACGCCTACCGAGACGATGGTTGCCATGACGCTGATCACGCTGCAGTGCTTGCGCCGGTTCTACGAGACCTGGTTCGTGCAGGTGTTCTCGAGCAAGCTGAAAATCAACCTGTCCGCGTACCTCGTCGGGTACATCCATTACTTCGGTACGATCGTGGCGATCCTAGCGCAGGCGGAGGGTTTCACCCGCGCCGGCCCCGTCTCGCTGCCCACCAACGGATATCGGTTCGAGCCCAGCGTCCGGTTGGCCCTGTGCGTTGGCGTGTTTTGCTACGCCTGGTACCACCAGTACCTGTCGAACGTGATCCTGGCCAACCTGCGCAAGGACAAGGCGGGCAAAGTGGTGAGCCAGAAGCACAGCCTGCCGACCGGCGACTACTTTGAGGCCGTATCCTCGCCCCACATGTTCTTCGAGATCGTGATGTACGTCGTGCTGTTCTGTGTGCTGCACCGGAACAGTACGATGGTGTACGTGCTGCTGTGGGTCCTTTCGAATCAGCTGATGAACTCGTGGCTCACCCACCAGTGGTACgtggaaaactttcccaacTATCCCAAGCAAAGGAAAGCGCTCGTACCGTTCGTTCTGTGA
- the LOC120893422 gene encoding flotillin-1 isoform X1: MVWGFVTCGPNEALVVSGCCHMKPLLVPGGRAFVWPSIQQVQRISLNTMTLQVESPTVYTSQGVPISVTGIAQVKIQGQNEDMLLTACEQFLGKSEAEIQHIALVTLEGHQRAIMGSMTVEEIYKDRKKFSKQVFEVASSDLVNMGITVVSYTLKDIRDEEFNGSNRGYLKSLGMARTAEVKRDARIGEAEARCDATIKEAIAEEQRMAARFLNDTEIAKAQRDFELKKAVYDVEVQTKKAEAEMAYELQAAKTKQRIKEEQMQIKVVERTQEIAVQEQEMQRRERELEATIRRPAEAEKYKLEKLAEANKLRVILEAEAEAEAIKVRGEAEAFAIAAKSKAEAEQMAKKAEAWREYREAAMVDMLLDTLPKVAAEVAAPLSQAKKITMVSSGNGEVGAVKLTGEVLQIVNKIPELVKSITGVDISRSVHAG; this comes from the exons ATGGTTTGGGGGTTTGTTACTTGCGGCCCGAACGAGGCCTTGGTAGTATCAG GATGTTGCCACATGAAGCCACTGTTGGTTCCTGGCGGTCGGGCATTCGTTTGGCCTTCGATTCAACAAGTGCAAAG AATCTCGCTCAACACCATGACGCTGCAGGTGGAAAGCCCGACCGTGTACACCAGCCAGGGCGTGCCGATCTCCGTGACCGGCATCGCGCAGGTGAAGATCCAGGGCCAGAACGAGGACATGCTGCTGACGGCGTGCGAGCAGTTCCTCGGCAAATCGGAAGCCGAAATCCAGCACATCGCCCTGGTGACGCTCGAAGGCCACCAGCGTGCCATCATGGGCTCGATGACGGTCGAGGAGATCTACAAGGATCGCAAGAAGTTCTCGAAACAGGTGTTCGAGGTCGCTTCGTCCGACCTGGTCAACATGGGCATTACCGTCGTGTCCTACACGCTGAAGGATATCCGCGATGAGGAG TTCAACGGGTCAAATAGG gGATACCTGAAAAGCCTCGGTATGGCCCGTACGGCGGAAGTGAAGCGCGATGCACGGATCGGCGAGGCGGAGGCCCGGTGCGATGCGACGATCAAGGAAGCGATTGCCGAGGAGCAACGGATGGCGGCCCGCTTCCTGAACGACACCGAGATCGCGAAGGCCCAGCGTGACTTCGAGCTGAAGAAGGCCGTGTACGATGTGGAGGTGCAGACGAAGAAGGCCGAGGCGGAGATGGCGTACGAGCTGCAGGCGGCCAAGACGAAGCAGCGCATCAAGGAGGAGCAGATGCAGATTAAGGTGGTCGAGCGTACGCAGGAAATTGCGGTCCAGGAGCAGGAAATGCAGCGCCGCGAGCGCGAGCTGGAGGCCACCATCCGCCGGCCGGCCGAGGCCGAGAAGTATAAGCTGGAGAAGTTGGCCGAAGCGAACAAGCTGCGCGTCATCCTGGAGGCGGAAGCAGAAGCGGAAGCG ATAAAGGTACGCGGAGAGGCGGAAGCGTTTGCCATCGCTGCCAAATCGAAGGCCGAAGCGGAACAGATGGCCAAGAAGGCGGAAGCTTGGAGAGAGTACCGTGAGGCAGCCATGGTCGATATGTTGTTGGATACACTGCCAAAG GTTGCGGCAGAAGTGGCGGCACCACTGTCGCAGGCGAAGAAAATCACGATGGTATCGAGCGGCAACGGTGAGGTCGGTGCCGTGAAGCTGACCGGCGAGGTGCTACAGATCGTGAACAAAATCCCGGAGCTGGTCAAATCCATCACCGGGGTTGATATCTCGCGG tCCGTACACGCTGGTTAA
- the LOC120893422 gene encoding flotillin-1 isoform X2: protein MVWGFVTCGPNEALVVSGCCHMKPLLVPGGRAFVWPSIQQVQRISLNTMTLQVESPTVYTSQGVPISVTGIAQVKIQGQNEDMLLTACEQFLGKSEAEIQHIALVTLEGHQRAIMGSMTVEEIYKDRKKFSKQVFEVASSDLVNMGITVVSYTLKDIRDEEGAKGYLKSLGMARTAEVKRDARIGEAEARCDATIKEAIAEEQRMAARFLNDTEIAKAQRDFELKKAVYDVEVQTKKAEAEMAYELQAAKTKQRIKEEQMQIKVVERTQEIAVQEQEMQRRERELEATIRRPAEAEKYKLEKLAEANKLRVILEAEAEAEAIKVRGEAEAFAIAAKSKAEAEQMAKKAEAWREYREAAMVDMLLDTLPKVAAEVAAPLSQAKKITMVSSGNGEVGAVKLTGEVLQIVNKIPELVKSITGVDISRSVHAG, encoded by the exons ATGGTTTGGGGGTTTGTTACTTGCGGCCCGAACGAGGCCTTGGTAGTATCAG GATGTTGCCACATGAAGCCACTGTTGGTTCCTGGCGGTCGGGCATTCGTTTGGCCTTCGATTCAACAAGTGCAAAG AATCTCGCTCAACACCATGACGCTGCAGGTGGAAAGCCCGACCGTGTACACCAGCCAGGGCGTGCCGATCTCCGTGACCGGCATCGCGCAGGTGAAGATCCAGGGCCAGAACGAGGACATGCTGCTGACGGCGTGCGAGCAGTTCCTCGGCAAATCGGAAGCCGAAATCCAGCACATCGCCCTGGTGACGCTCGAAGGCCACCAGCGTGCCATCATGGGCTCGATGACGGTCGAGGAGATCTACAAGGATCGCAAGAAGTTCTCGAAACAGGTGTTCGAGGTCGCTTCGTCCGACCTGGTCAACATGGGCATTACCGTCGTGTCCTACACGCTGAAGGATATCCGCGATGAGGAG GGTGCTAAG gGATACCTGAAAAGCCTCGGTATGGCCCGTACGGCGGAAGTGAAGCGCGATGCACGGATCGGCGAGGCGGAGGCCCGGTGCGATGCGACGATCAAGGAAGCGATTGCCGAGGAGCAACGGATGGCGGCCCGCTTCCTGAACGACACCGAGATCGCGAAGGCCCAGCGTGACTTCGAGCTGAAGAAGGCCGTGTACGATGTGGAGGTGCAGACGAAGAAGGCCGAGGCGGAGATGGCGTACGAGCTGCAGGCGGCCAAGACGAAGCAGCGCATCAAGGAGGAGCAGATGCAGATTAAGGTGGTCGAGCGTACGCAGGAAATTGCGGTCCAGGAGCAGGAAATGCAGCGCCGCGAGCGCGAGCTGGAGGCCACCATCCGCCGGCCGGCCGAGGCCGAGAAGTATAAGCTGGAGAAGTTGGCCGAAGCGAACAAGCTGCGCGTCATCCTGGAGGCGGAAGCAGAAGCGGAAGCG ATAAAGGTACGCGGAGAGGCGGAAGCGTTTGCCATCGCTGCCAAATCGAAGGCCGAAGCGGAACAGATGGCCAAGAAGGCGGAAGCTTGGAGAGAGTACCGTGAGGCAGCCATGGTCGATATGTTGTTGGATACACTGCCAAAG GTTGCGGCAGAAGTGGCGGCACCACTGTCGCAGGCGAAGAAAATCACGATGGTATCGAGCGGCAACGGTGAGGTCGGTGCCGTGAAGCTGACCGGCGAGGTGCTACAGATCGTGAACAAAATCCCGGAGCTGGTCAAATCCATCACCGGGGTTGATATCTCGCGG tCCGTACACGCTGGTTAA
- the LOC120893422 gene encoding flotillin-1 isoform X3 → MVWGFVTCGPNEALVVSGCCHMKPLLVPGGRAFVWPSIQQVQRISLNTMTLQVESPTVYTSQGVPISVTGIAQVKIQGQNEDMLLTACEQFLGKSEAEIQHIALVTLEGHQRAIMGSMTVEEIYKDRKKFSKQVFEVASSDLVNMGITVVSYTLKDIRDEEGYLKSLGMARTAEVKRDARIGEAEARCDATIKEAIAEEQRMAARFLNDTEIAKAQRDFELKKAVYDVEVQTKKAEAEMAYELQAAKTKQRIKEEQMQIKVVERTQEIAVQEQEMQRRERELEATIRRPAEAEKYKLEKLAEANKLRVILEAEAEAEAIKVRGEAEAFAIAAKSKAEAEQMAKKAEAWREYREAAMVDMLLDTLPKVAAEVAAPLSQAKKITMVSSGNGEVGAVKLTGEVLQIVNKIPELVKSITGVDISRSVHAG, encoded by the exons ATGGTTTGGGGGTTTGTTACTTGCGGCCCGAACGAGGCCTTGGTAGTATCAG GATGTTGCCACATGAAGCCACTGTTGGTTCCTGGCGGTCGGGCATTCGTTTGGCCTTCGATTCAACAAGTGCAAAG AATCTCGCTCAACACCATGACGCTGCAGGTGGAAAGCCCGACCGTGTACACCAGCCAGGGCGTGCCGATCTCCGTGACCGGCATCGCGCAGGTGAAGATCCAGGGCCAGAACGAGGACATGCTGCTGACGGCGTGCGAGCAGTTCCTCGGCAAATCGGAAGCCGAAATCCAGCACATCGCCCTGGTGACGCTCGAAGGCCACCAGCGTGCCATCATGGGCTCGATGACGGTCGAGGAGATCTACAAGGATCGCAAGAAGTTCTCGAAACAGGTGTTCGAGGTCGCTTCGTCCGACCTGGTCAACATGGGCATTACCGTCGTGTCCTACACGCTGAAGGATATCCGCGATGAGGAG gGATACCTGAAAAGCCTCGGTATGGCCCGTACGGCGGAAGTGAAGCGCGATGCACGGATCGGCGAGGCGGAGGCCCGGTGCGATGCGACGATCAAGGAAGCGATTGCCGAGGAGCAACGGATGGCGGCCCGCTTCCTGAACGACACCGAGATCGCGAAGGCCCAGCGTGACTTCGAGCTGAAGAAGGCCGTGTACGATGTGGAGGTGCAGACGAAGAAGGCCGAGGCGGAGATGGCGTACGAGCTGCAGGCGGCCAAGACGAAGCAGCGCATCAAGGAGGAGCAGATGCAGATTAAGGTGGTCGAGCGTACGCAGGAAATTGCGGTCCAGGAGCAGGAAATGCAGCGCCGCGAGCGCGAGCTGGAGGCCACCATCCGCCGGCCGGCCGAGGCCGAGAAGTATAAGCTGGAGAAGTTGGCCGAAGCGAACAAGCTGCGCGTCATCCTGGAGGCGGAAGCAGAAGCGGAAGCG ATAAAGGTACGCGGAGAGGCGGAAGCGTTTGCCATCGCTGCCAAATCGAAGGCCGAAGCGGAACAGATGGCCAAGAAGGCGGAAGCTTGGAGAGAGTACCGTGAGGCAGCCATGGTCGATATGTTGTTGGATACACTGCCAAAG GTTGCGGCAGAAGTGGCGGCACCACTGTCGCAGGCGAAGAAAATCACGATGGTATCGAGCGGCAACGGTGAGGTCGGTGCCGTGAAGCTGACCGGCGAGGTGCTACAGATCGTGAACAAAATCCCGGAGCTGGTCAAATCCATCACCGGGGTTGATATCTCGCGG tCCGTACACGCTGGTTAA